The following are encoded together in the Streptomyces flavofungini genome:
- a CDS encoding helix-turn-helix transcriptional regulator: protein MLETSARLLRLLSLLQAHREWSGADLAERLGVTPRTVRRDVDRLRELGYPVNASPGTGGGYQLGAGAELPPLLLDDDEAVAVAVGLRTAAGQGIEGIGESSVRALGKLEQVLPGRLRRRVGALNAFTVPMLHTARSQAVDPSVLTELAAVCRDSERLRFDYRDHGGSSSRRVVEPHRLVCTERRWYLVAWDLDRADWRTFRVDRITPKPPHGPRCEPRTPPVADLAAYVSRGVSTRAYAAQATVRLLVPLEEAAQRVTPSDGTLQAETDGTCLLRTGAGSPEFMVFHLLFLGFEFEVLEPQGLSERIRSVRDRLSRALDRGDLSGRPAPAAPRTRDGADRTPGTPSGSGGA, encoded by the coding sequence ATGTTGGAGACCTCCGCCCGGCTGCTGCGGCTGCTCTCGTTGTTGCAGGCCCACCGCGAGTGGTCCGGCGCCGACCTCGCCGAGCGGCTCGGCGTCACCCCGCGCACGGTGCGGCGGGACGTGGACCGGCTCCGGGAGCTCGGCTACCCCGTCAACGCGAGCCCCGGCACGGGCGGCGGCTACCAGCTGGGGGCGGGCGCCGAACTGCCGCCGCTGCTTCTGGACGACGACGAGGCGGTCGCCGTGGCGGTGGGGCTCCGCACGGCCGCGGGGCAGGGCATCGAGGGCATCGGGGAGAGCTCCGTACGCGCCCTCGGCAAGCTCGAACAGGTCCTGCCGGGGCGGCTTCGGCGCCGCGTCGGCGCGCTCAACGCCTTCACCGTGCCGATGCTGCACACCGCGCGCTCCCAGGCCGTCGACCCCTCGGTCCTGACCGAACTGGCCGCCGTCTGCCGGGACTCGGAGCGGCTGCGGTTCGACTACCGCGACCACGGCGGCAGTTCAAGCCGCCGCGTCGTGGAGCCGCACCGCCTGGTGTGCACCGAACGCCGCTGGTACCTCGTCGCCTGGGACCTGGACCGCGCCGACTGGCGCACGTTCCGCGTGGACCGCATCACGCCGAAGCCCCCGCACGGCCCGCGCTGCGAGCCCCGTACCCCGCCCGTCGCCGACCTCGCCGCGTACGTCTCCAGGGGCGTCTCCACGCGCGCCTACGCGGCGCAGGCCACCGTCCGCCTCCTCGTGCCCCTGGAGGAGGCGGCCCAGCGGGTGACGCCGTCCGACGGCACCCTTCAGGCCGAGACGGACGGCACCTGCCTGCTGCGGACCGGGGCGGGCAGCCCGGAGTTCATGGTCTTCCATCTGTTGTTCCTGGGCTTCGAGTTCGAGGTGCTCGAACCCCAGGGGCTCAGCGAGCGGATCCGGTCGGTCAGGGACCGGCTCAGCCGGGCCCTGGACCGGGGTGATCTGTCTGGTCGTCCGGCGCCCGCAGCGCCGCGTACTCGGGATGGTGCAGATCGAACGCCGGGGACTCCGAGCGGATCCGGGGGAGCGTGA
- the ctaD gene encoding aa3-type cytochrome oxidase subunit I, whose translation MGTQTVRAQAGPARERTPGRIVVDWLTTTDHKKIGHLYLITSFAFFLIAGLMALLMRAELARPGLQLMTNEEFNQMFTMHGTIMLLLFATPTFAGFANEIMPLQIGSPDVAFPRLNMLSYWLFLFGGLMVLGSLLVPGGPAAFGWFAYAPLNSLERSPGIGADLWIMGLALSGFGTILGAVNFLTTIIGMRAPGMTMFRMPIFTWNVLFTSILVLLAFPVLAAALLVLEADRRFHSVVFDAQFGGALLWQHLFWFFGHPEVYIIALPFFGIITEIIPVFSRKPVFGYVPLVGATMAITGLSVVVWAHHMFATGAVLLPFFSFMSFLIAVPTGVKFFNWTGTMLKGSLSFETPMLWSVGFLVSFLFGGLTGVILASPPLDFHVTDSYFVVAHFHYVVFGTVVFATFAGFYFWWPKLTGKMLDERLGKIHFWTLFVGFHATFLVQHWLGAEGMPRRYADYLAADGFTVLNTVSSIGAFLLGLSTLPFLYNLWKTAKYGEKVEVDDPWGFGRSLEWATSCPPPRHNFVTLPRIRSESPAFDLHHPEYAALRAPDDQTDHPGPGPG comes from the coding sequence ATGGGGACGCAGACGGTGCGGGCGCAGGCGGGGCCGGCGCGGGAGCGGACGCCGGGGCGGATCGTCGTCGACTGGCTGACCACCACCGACCACAAGAAGATCGGGCATCTCTACCTGATCACGTCGTTCGCGTTCTTCCTGATCGCGGGTCTGATGGCGCTGCTGATGCGGGCCGAACTCGCCCGCCCGGGCCTGCAGCTGATGACCAACGAAGAGTTCAACCAGATGTTCACCATGCACGGCACGATCATGCTGCTGCTCTTCGCGACGCCGACGTTCGCGGGCTTCGCCAACGAGATCATGCCGCTGCAGATCGGATCGCCCGACGTGGCCTTCCCGCGTCTGAACATGCTCTCGTACTGGCTGTTCCTCTTCGGCGGCCTGATGGTGCTCGGCTCGCTGCTCGTGCCGGGCGGGCCCGCGGCCTTCGGCTGGTTCGCGTACGCGCCCCTGAACAGCCTGGAGCGGTCCCCCGGCATCGGCGCCGATCTGTGGATCATGGGGCTCGCGCTGTCCGGCTTCGGCACGATCCTCGGCGCGGTGAACTTCCTGACCACCATCATCGGCATGCGCGCGCCCGGGATGACGATGTTCCGGATGCCCATCTTCACCTGGAACGTCCTGTTCACATCGATCCTGGTCCTGCTCGCGTTCCCGGTGCTCGCGGCCGCCCTGCTCGTCCTGGAGGCCGACCGGCGCTTCCACTCCGTGGTCTTCGACGCCCAGTTCGGGGGCGCGCTGCTGTGGCAGCACCTCTTCTGGTTCTTCGGGCATCCGGAGGTCTACATCATCGCGCTGCCGTTCTTCGGCATCATCACGGAGATCATTCCGGTGTTCAGCAGGAAGCCGGTGTTCGGCTACGTCCCGCTGGTCGGCGCGACGATGGCCATCACCGGGCTCTCGGTGGTCGTGTGGGCGCACCACATGTTCGCGACGGGCGCGGTGCTGCTCCCGTTCTTCTCGTTCATGTCGTTCCTGATCGCGGTGCCGACCGGGGTGAAGTTCTTCAACTGGACGGGGACGATGCTCAAGGGGTCCCTGTCGTTCGAGACACCGATGCTGTGGTCCGTCGGGTTCCTGGTGTCGTTCCTGTTCGGCGGCCTGACGGGGGTCATCCTCGCCTCGCCGCCGCTGGACTTCCACGTCACCGACTCGTACTTCGTCGTGGCGCACTTCCACTACGTGGTCTTCGGCACCGTCGTGTTCGCGACCTTCGCGGGCTTCTACTTCTGGTGGCCGAAACTCACCGGCAAGATGCTCGACGAACGGCTCGGGAAGATCCACTTCTGGACGCTGTTCGTGGGCTTCCACGCGACGTTCCTCGTGCAGCACTGGCTGGGCGCGGAGGGCATGCCCCGGCGGTACGCGGACTATCTGGCGGCCGACGGCTTCACGGTCCTCAACACGGTGTCGTCCATCGGCGCCTTCCTGCTCGGCCTGTCCACGCTGCCGTTCCTCTACAACCTCTGGAAGACCGCCAAGTACGGCGAGAAGGTCGAGGTCGACGACCCCTGGGGGTTCGGCCGCTCCCTGGAGTGGGCCACCTCCTGCCCGCCGCCCCGGCACAACTTCGTCACGCTCCCCCGGATCCGCTCGGAGTCCCCGGCGTTCGATCTGCACCATCCCGAGTACGCGGCGCTGCGGGCGCCGGACGACCAGACAGATCACCCCGGTCCAGGGCCCGGCTGA
- a CDS encoding I78 family peptidase inhibitor produces the protein MAPIPTPAPEPQDSPDSYVGLAAEDAERRARARGWSTVRSLPPGAFITMEYLAGRLNFEVADGAVTRCWKG, from the coding sequence ATGGCACCCATACCGACACCCGCCCCCGAGCCCCAGGACAGCCCGGACTCCTACGTCGGCCTCGCCGCCGAGGACGCCGAGCGCCGGGCCCGTGCCCGCGGCTGGTCCACCGTCAGGTCGCTGCCGCCGGGCGCCTTCATCACCATGGAGTACCTCGCGGGGCGGCTGAACTTCGAGGTCGCGGACGGCGCGGTGACGCGCTGCTGGAAAGGCTGA
- a CDS encoding phosphatase PAP2 family protein: MRTERNLTRLDRLFARLDREPERPAHLDEPRMSPHRVVLFSATLAFYVAIVVAVVATSWLVRFDWQVMFFRPYQQWPEVHGFLDYWVVLGQRGPTAVMVAAWLGWRSWRQHTLRPLLMFGAALLLLNATVGAAKIGMGRLGPHYATVIGSNEMWQGGDIFPSGHTANAVVTWGILAYLASTPRTRRYLSALSAVVSLSVGLTTVYLGTHWLSDVLLGWAAGLLILLALPWVEPLITRVEAWILSVRDAWARRGGRPATTPVPAPALVPQRASGGPAGPGSPGDEQPVREPVATARPRTPAYLAPGPHTARCERTPVTPQGPRRPPHPERVRGTSARPLAGG, encoded by the coding sequence GTGCGTACCGAACGAAACCTGACCCGTCTGGACCGGCTGTTCGCCCGGCTAGACCGTGAGCCGGAACGACCGGCCCACCTCGATGAGCCGCGGATGAGCCCGCACCGGGTCGTGCTCTTCAGCGCGACGCTGGCCTTCTACGTGGCCATCGTCGTCGCCGTCGTGGCCACCTCCTGGCTCGTCCGGTTCGACTGGCAGGTCATGTTCTTCCGGCCCTACCAGCAGTGGCCCGAGGTCCACGGCTTCCTCGACTACTGGGTGGTCCTCGGCCAGCGCGGCCCGACCGCCGTGATGGTCGCGGCCTGGCTCGGCTGGCGCTCCTGGCGGCAGCACACGCTGCGCCCGCTGCTGATGTTCGGCGCGGCCCTGCTGCTGCTCAACGCCACGGTGGGCGCCGCGAAGATCGGCATGGGCCGCCTCGGCCCGCACTACGCCACCGTCATCGGCTCGAACGAGATGTGGCAGGGCGGCGATATATTTCCTTCGGGCCACACCGCCAACGCCGTCGTGACCTGGGGAATCCTGGCCTATCTCGCCTCCACGCCGCGCACCCGCCGCTATCTGTCGGCGCTCTCCGCCGTCGTCTCCCTCAGCGTCGGCCTCACCACCGTCTACCTGGGTACGCACTGGCTCAGCGACGTCCTGCTCGGCTGGGCCGCCGGCCTGCTGATCCTGCTCGCGCTGCCCTGGGTCGAACCGCTCATCACCCGTGTCGAGGCCTGGATCCTCAGCGTCCGGGACGCCTGGGCCCGCCGCGGCGGCCGCCCCGCCACGACCCCGGTCCCCGCCCCGGCCCTGGTCCCTCAGCGCGCCTCCGGCGGTCCCGCGGGCCCCGGCTCCCCCGGCGACGAGCAGCCCGTCCGCGAGCCCGTGGCGACCGCCCGCCCCCGCACCCCCGCCTACCTCGCCCCGGGCCCGCACACCGCCCGCTGCGAGCGCACGCCGGTCACCCCTCAGGGCCCCCGCCGTCCGCCGCACCCCGAGCGGGTGCGCGGCACATCGGCGCGGCCCCTCGCGGGCGGCTGA